The Populus nigra chromosome 19, ddPopNigr1.1, whole genome shotgun sequence genome includes a window with the following:
- the LOC133679135 gene encoding myb-related protein 308-like — translation MGRSPCCEKAHTNKGAWTKEEDDRLVAYIRAHGEGCWRSLPKAAGLLRCGKSCRLRWINYLRPDLKRGNFTEAEDELIIKLHSLLGNKWSLIAGRLPGRTDNEIKNYWNTHIRRKLLNRGIDPATHRPLNEPAVQEATTTISFTTTTTSVLEEESLGSIIKEENKEKIISATAFVCKEEKTQVQERCPDLNLELGISLPSQNQPDHHQPFKTGGSRSLCFACSLGLQNSKDCSCNVIVSTVGSSGSTSTKTGYDFLGMKSGVLDYRSLEMK, via the exons ATGGGAAGGTCTCCTTGCTGTGAAAAAGCCCATACAAACAAGGGTGCGTGGACCAAGGAGGAAGACGATCGCCTTGTTGCTTACATTAGAGCTCACGGTGAAGGTTGCTGGCGCTCACTTCCTAAAGCCGCTGGCCTTCTTAGATGTGGCAAGAGTTGCAGGCTTCGTTGGATCAACTATTTAAGACCTGACCTTAAACGTGGCAATTTCACCGAAGCAGAAGATGAGCTCATTATCAAACTCCATAGCCTCCTTGGAAACAA ATGGTCACTCATAGCTGGAAGATTACCAGGGAGAACAGATAATGAGATAAAGAATTATTGGAACACACATATAAGAAGGAAGCTTTTGAACAGAGGCATAGATCCCGCAACTCATAGGCCACTCAACGAACCAGCAGTACAAGAAGCCACAACAACAATATCTTTCACCACGACTACTACTTCAGTACTTGAAGAAGAGTCTCTGGGTTCTATAATTAAAGaggaaaataaagagaagaTAATTAGCGCAACTGCTTTCGTATGCAAAGAAGAGAAAACCCAAGTTCAAGAAAGGTGTCCAGACTTGAATCTCGAACTTGGAATTAGCCTTCCTTCCCAAAACCAGCCTGATCATCACCAGCCATTCAAAACTGGAGGAAGTAGAAGTCTTTGTTTTGCTTGCAGTTTGGGGCTACAAAACAGCAAGGATTGCAGCTGCAATGTTATTGTGAGCACTGTTGGGAGCAGTGGCAGCACTAGCACAAAGACTGGTTATGACTTCTTGGGCATGAAAAGTGGTGTTTTGGATTATAGAAGTTTAGAGATGAAATAA
- the LOC133680445 gene encoding L-ascorbate peroxidase 3-like has product MALPVVDTEYLKEIDKARRDLRALIAYKNCAPIMLRLAWHDAGTYDKNSKTGGANGSIRNEEEYSHGSNSGLKIAIDFCEGVKAKHSKITYADLYQLAGVVAVEVTGGPTIDFVPGRRDSNICPKEGRLPNAKLGSPHLRDIFYRMGLSDKDIVALSGGHTLGRAHPDRSGFEGPWTQEPLKFDNSYFVEMLKGETDGLLKLPTDTALLDDPAFRPYVELYAKDEEAFFRDYAASHKKLSELGFTQESSGFKVKDTTVLAQSVAGVAVAAAVVILSYFYEVRKKMK; this is encoded by the exons ATGGCGTTACCGGTCGTTGACACAGAGTACCTGAAAGAGATCGACAAAGCACGTCGCGATCTCCGTGCTCTCATCGCTTACAAAAACTGCGCTCCTATCATGCTTCGCTTAGC GTGGCATGATGCAGGAACGTATGATAAGAACTCGAAAACAGGAGGAGCTAATGGTTCGATAAGGAATGAAGAAGAGTACTCTCATGGTTCTAATAGTGGCTTGAAAATCGCTATCGATTTTTGCG agggaGTGAAGGCGAAACATTCGAAGATTACTTATGCGGATTTATACCAG CTTGCAGGTGTTGTTGCAGTGGAGGTCACTGGGGGTCCAACCATTGATTTTGTTCCTGGTAGAAGG GATTCAAATATTTGTCCCAAGGAAGGGCGACTTCCAAATGCTAAACTAG GTTCACCACATTTGAGGGACATCTTTTATCGGATGGGTCTGTCTGATAAAGATATCGTGGCACTTTCTGGAGGTCATACTCTG GGAAGGGCACATCCAGACAGATCTGGTTTTGAAGGGCCCTGGACTCAGGAACCTCTGAAGTTTGATAACTCGTACTTTGT GGAAATGTTGAAAGGGGAGACAGACGGGTTATTGAAACTTCCAACAGACACTGCTTTGTTGGATGACCCTGCGTTCCGTCCTTATGTTGAGCTGTATGCTAAG GACGAGGAAGCATTCTTTAGAGACTACGCGGCTTCGCATAAGAAGCTTTCAGAACTGGGGTTCACTCAAGAGTCTTCTGGGTTCAAGGTAAAGGATACCACTGTACTGGCACAAAGTGTAGCTGGAGTTGCAGTTGCTGCGGCTGTTGTGATCCTTAGCTATTTCTACGAAGTTCGCAAGAAAATGAAGTAG
- the LOC133679451 gene encoding synaptotagmin-2-like yields the protein MGFLSTISGFCGFGVGVSTGLTIGYYLFIYFQPTDVKDPEVRPLAEQDSETLQRILPEIPLWVKNPDYDRIDWLNRFIQLMWPYLDKAICKTLKNIATPIIAEQIPKYKIDAVEFETLTLGTLPPTFHGMKVYVTDEKELIMEPCIKWAGNPNVTVAVKAFGLKATAQVVDLQVFASPRITLKPLVPSFPCFANIYVSLMEKPHVDFGLKLLGADLMSIPGLYRVVQEIIKDQVANMYLWPKTLEVPILDPANAMKRPVGILKVKVLRAMKLKKKDLMGASDPYVKIKLTEDKLPAKKTTVKHKNLNPEWNEEFNLVVKDPESQALELRVYDWEQVGKHDRMGMNVVPLKDLTPEEPKVMTLDLLKNMDLNDPQNEKSRGQLMVELTYKPFKEDDLNKSFKDEAEQKAPEGTPAGGGLLVVTIHEAQDVEGKHHTNPYVRLLFRGEEMKTKRVKKNRDPRWEEEFQFTLEEPPVNAKLHVEVVSTSSRIGLLHPKESLGYVEINLSDVVSNRRINERYHLIDSKNGKIQIELQWRPAS from the exons ATGGGGTTTCTTAGCACAATATCAGGGTTTTGTGGATTTGGTGTTGGAGTTTCCACGGGTCTCACCATCGGTTATTACCTCTTTATCTACTTCCAACCCACCGATGTCAAG gatccCGAGGTTCGGCCATTGGCAGAGCAAGACTCCGAAACTTTGCAACGGATTCTTCCAGAAATACCGCTATGGGTGAAAAATCCAGACTATGATCGC ATTGATTGGCTAAACAGGTTTATTCAACTTATGTGGCCTTACCTCGACAAG GCCATTTGTAAGACTCTGAAGAATATTGCGACGCCGATAATTGCTGAGCAGATTCCGAAATACAAAATTGATGCGGTTGAGTTTGAAACTCTTACACTTGGAACCCTACCGCCAACTTTTCACG GTATGAAAGTTTATGTCACTGATGAGAAGGAGTTGATAATGGAACCATGCATCAAATGGGCTGGAAATCCTAATGTCACTGTTGCTGTTAAAGCATTTGGGTTGAAAGCAACTGCTCAG GTGGTTGATTTACAAGTTTTTGCTTCACCACGCATAACTTTGAAGCCCTTGGTTCCTAGTTTTCCTTGTTTTGCCAACATCTATGTGTCTCTCATGGAGAAG CCACATGTTGACTTTGGGCTCAAGCTCTTGGGGGCTGATCTAATGTCAATACCTGGCCTTTACAGGGTCGTCCAG GAGATTATTAAAGATCAGGTTGCAAACATGTATCTATGGCCTAAAACCCTGGAAGTACCCATCTTGGATCCTGCAAA TGCCATGAAGAGGCCTGTGGGAATTCTCAAAGTGAAGGTTCTGAGGGCAATGAAGCTGAAGAAGAAAGATCTGATGGGAGCATCAGACCCTTATGTGAAAATAAAGCTGACTGAGGATAAGCTTCCAGCCAAAAAGACTACTGTGAAGCACAAGAACTTGAACCCTGAATGGAATGAGGAATTCAATTTGGTTGTTAAAGATCCAGAGTCTCAGGCCTTAGAGCTTCGTGTTTATGACTGGGAGCAG GTTGGCAAACATGACAGGATGGGTATGAATGTAGTGCCACTGAAAGATCTCACACCAGAGGAACCAAAAGTTATGACTCTCGACCTCCTTAAAAATATGGACTTGAATGATCCTCAGAATGAAAAGTCACGAGGGCAGCTTATGGTGGAATTGACATATAAACCCTTCAAAGAGGACGATTTAAACAAAAGTTTTAAAGATGAGGCGGAACAGAAGGCTCCTGAAGGGACCCCTGCTGGTGGAGGTCTGCTTGTTGTAACGATTCATGAAGCTCAGGATGTTGAAGGAAAGCATCACACTAATCCATACGTACGACTTCTTTTTAGAGGGGAGGAGATGAAGACCAAG CGTGTAAAGAAGAACAGAGATCCTAGATGGGAGGAGGAATTCCAGTTTACACTGGAGGAGCCCCCCGTTAATGCGAAGCTACATGTGGAAGTTGTTAGCACCTCATCCAGGATTGGCCTGCTGCATCCAAAG GAATCACTTGGTTATGTGGAGATCAATCTCTCAGATGTTGTTAGCAACAGAAGAATCAACGAGAGGTATCACCTTATCGATTCGAAGAATGGAAAGATTCAGATTGAGCTGCAGTGGAGACCAGCTTCATAA